In the Topomyia yanbarensis strain Yona2022 chromosome 3, ASM3024719v1, whole genome shotgun sequence genome, one interval contains:
- the LOC131687812 gene encoding uncharacterized protein LOC131687812, protein MSDKRHRQVVRAAYEVGQEVVLGEHNQIVEQLKGEILSELKLEIRSNFTDLTNSNSLTPKTTQRPFAEASRNKARRLFPNKDGAKSDVSSLLRGTGMPVSPSLGTITVADRTPKFWLYLSRIARDVSVDQISILAKQRLITDDVEVVRLVAKDRDVKTKNFISFKVGIKPELKVRALSASTWPEGILFREFKSNRTVSAGNFWTPLYPQPDQSPVQADTHQPASPSSVQSAMTE, encoded by the coding sequence ATGTCCGATAAGCGTCATCGACAAGTTGTAAGAGCTGCCTATGAGGTTGGACAGGAAGTGGTGTTAGGTGAACACAACCAAATTGTCGAACAACTTAAGGGTGAAATACTATCTGAGTTGAAGTTGGAGATTCGTTCGAATTTTACGGACCTTACAAATTCTAATTCGTTGACACCGAAAACTACTCAACGTCCATTTGCCGAAGCCAGTCGTAACAAAGCTCGCCGTCTTTTCCCGAATAAAGATGGGGCTAAATCTGATGTCTCATCTCTATTACGTGGTACTGGTATGCCTGTTTCACCATCTCTTGGCACGATAACAGTAGCTGATCGTACACCAAAGTTTTGGCTTTACCTATCACGTATTGCACGCGATGTTTCTGTTGACCAAATTTCCATTCTGGCGAAACAACGTCTTATCACCGATGACGTGGAAGTCGTTAGACTTGTTGCAAAGGATCGTGACGTAAAAACAAAGAATTTCATCTCGTTTAAAGTTGGAATCAAACCTGAGCTCAAGGTGCGAGCCCTATCTGCTTCAACATGGCCCGAAGGAATTCTTTTCCGCGAATTCAAGAGCAATCGCACCGTATCAGCTGGAAATTTTTGGACACCCCTCTATCCGCAGCCAGATCAGTCGCCAGTTCAGGCCGATACTCATCAGCCTGCTTCACCATCATCAGTTCAATCAGCTATGACGGAATAA